From the Lysinibacillus fusiformis genome, the window TATGTTCAAAGACATCCTGACGTAATTTTTGGATTACACGGTTTGCACCGATTTGCAAATAAATATACATAAAATAGCGTAATATAGCCGTTGCAATGGCTAATAATAAATAAACAATGAGCAACCATGTAATCGGTTTGATTTCAATATGACCGATCGTCATGTAATGATCAATAATATGTTTCGCAATAAATGGCCCAACAAGCTCCGTAAATACGGCAATTGTCAGGAAGAATAAGCCTAATAATATCGGCTTTTTAAAATACATCGCATAGCGTATTAAACGTTGACTCGTACTCATGAGGCACCTCCTTCTAGCTGCTGACGGTCAAATTGCTCTTTATACCATCCTTGTTGCGCAAGAAGTTCCTCATGTGTTCCCTGCTCTACAATTTGCCCATCATCCAATACGATGATGACATCCGCATGCTGAATACCAGACAAGCGATGCGTTGTGATAATGGTTGTTTTACCTTGACGTTCACGCTGAATATTTTCAATAATTCGTGCCTCCGTCTTCGCGTCGACAGCTGAAAGGGAATCATCCAGCATTAAAATTTCAGGATCTTTAATTAATGCACGGGCAATGGATACACGTTGTTTTTGACCGCCTGAAAGAGAGACACCCTTTTCTCCAACAAGTGTTTCAAGGCCCATTGGTAGATTGCCTAAATCCTTTTCAAAATACGCGGCATGAATCGCCTGCTGTAATTCTGCTTGTGTTGCATCTTCTTTCCCAAATAAAATATTTTCACGAATAGTCCGTGAGAATAGCACATGATCTTGCGGCACATAACCAATCCAGTCGAGAATCTGCTCCTTCGTTTGAGCGGTAATATCGATACCGTCAATGGAAAGCTGTCCCTGTCCGATTGGGTATTCTCGCAATAATTGGCGTAGGAAGGTTGTTTTACCTGCCCCTGTTTTACCAACAATGCCGAGCGTTTGACCTTTTTTCAAGGACAGTGAAATTTGCTGTAGATTTTTCACCTGACTCATTGGATATTGGAATGTTAAAGCATCAAAGCCAATCGCATTCGGTGTCGCAATCATTTGCGGATTCGGAATATTTCGAACATCTGCCTCGTAGTTCAATGTTTCCTGTACGCGATCTAGTGAGGCATTCCCCTGCTGCATAACATTGATGAGCTCGCCAATTGCAAATATTGGCCAAACAGCTAAACCTAAATAAACATTAAACGTGACCAATTGTCCAACTGTCATCGCTTCCGTTGCCACTAAATGAGCCCCGTAGCCAAGTGCTACCACATAGCTAATACCTGTTCCGACTTTTGTAATTGGACCAAATAAAGCATTGATTTTAGCTGTGTGAATATTTTTCGCATACACGACTTCACTCATATCCGCAAAATTAGCCTCATCCTTTTTTTCCTGCACATAGGCGCGCACCACTCGCACACCTGCCACAGATTCAAGTACACTATCGTTTAGCTCCCCAAAAGCATCTTGTGCCTTCATATAACGCTCATGAACAATTTTCCCTAAATATTGAATGAGGATTGCCATGATAGGGACTGGTAACATCGCAAAAAATGTGAGCTTCCACGAAATCATATAGCCCATCGCAAAAATAATAAAGCCCATATAAACCGTTGAATCAATCAATGTCATAATGCCAAAACCAGCTGTCATGGAAACGGCATTTAAATCATTTGTTGCACGTGCCATGAGATCGCCTGTACGGTTTTTCTCATAAAACGTTGGGGTCATGCGTAAAAAATGCTGCATCAAGTTTCGACGTAAAATTTTCTCAAGGTTGATAGCCCCTTCAAATAGTCGGAATTGCCACACAAAATTTAATAAATAGCCCCCAATAATAATCCCAATAAAAATCAATACATACTTAGTTAAAATAGCTGGTGTCATCGCTCCTGTAGTCAATAGATCAATAATTGAGCCGAGTAAATATGGAGGCACAACCTCTAATCCACTAGCAACCATCAGTAAAACAATGGCAACCGTATATTGCTTCCAGTATTGTTTAAAGAACCAGCCTAATTTACTTAACACATCAAACATACATCATAACCTTCTTTCCTCCGTGCTGTTGTGGGTGGCTACCCACTTTCTAGAAATTCCTTTTTGAAAATCATTCGTCGTACTGTGTTTCGCATATACATACACTCCTTTTTTGTTTCACTACAACCTTTTTTGCACAAAAAAAGACACATACCCTAAAAGAGTAAGTGTCTCTTATAAAAGGCAGGATAATTCCATACCTTTTTCTGCAATTTTAAATAAATGTTAGGCATGGACAATGTATGTAACTGTGATAGAATGTGATACTGATAAAATGAACATTGTCATGCCCTCCTTTAGTTTATTTGTTATAGTGTTCTTGAAGATTATCACACTATAGAAATATTTGTCAACTATCACCCTGTTATTTTTTATCATTTTCAAGAAATAGTTAGCGCTTTAAAGCATTGAAATGCTCTAAGGAATCAAAGGGAGAACATGCTTAAAATTACAGTATTATCTATAACCTTACAATAATTCTATGGCACAAACATTAACCTAAAGACTGAAATCCAAGGCTAGAGATTTTGATACCCAGTAGTAGACAATAGAATATTCTTTTTGCGTCTGTTGCACTCCTTCCATATGCTTATCTCATCATCTTTATTTAGTTAATTATTATTTAGTTATTTATTATTTAGTAGTGTCGGGATTTCCGTTTATGGATTAGCCGTCACCGGGTTTTCCGTCAACGGCTTCACATAAGAGGGACAAAGAATTGTCCTTGTAATAAAAAATATTTCAATTTCCACATATAATATTTCGAAATATTATTTCATGCGCATCTATAACTTTCTATACACTATATACATTTTAACAATCGATTTTGGGACATAACTTGAATTGAAATATTTCTAAAATTTTTGTCTCATGATACACTTTCATTATAGTCATTTTCAGTAAGGGGTTTTTATGTTGAGGTCATTTCTAGCCGTGGGAATTGGTGGAATTCTTGGTGCCATCTGTCGATATAGTCTGAGTCTCGCCGTTCCCAATACAGAAATATTTCCATTCACAACACTGTTTATTAATTTACTGGGCTGCTTTTGCTTAGCATGGCTTTTTACTTCATTTATAAAACGCACACCTATTGTACTAGGAGTAGGTACAGGGTTTTGTGGAGCTTTTACTACCTTTTCGACATTTTCCTTAGAGACACTATTACTCCTAGAAAATAGCGAGTGGCTACAGGCTGTACTCTATGTTACAGTGAGTGTTTTAGGTGGATTAGCTTGCACATGGCTGGGAATACGACTTGCTAGGGGGCGTATTGCATGATTTTAGTCGGAATTGGTGGATTTTTTGGCGCTCTTTCTAGATTTTATTTAGGAAAATTACTTGTACATCCCTATCCATGGGCGACTTTTATTATTAATTGTACAGGCTCCTTTGCGCTTGGTTTCTTATTTGCCCTACATCTTAGTGATTGGTTATGGCAATTAATGGGCATAGGTTTTTTAGGAGCCTACACAACTTTTTCTACTTTTGGATTTGAATGTCTACAGCTTATAGAACAACAAAAATGGAGACAAGCCATTAGCTATATTGCCAGTACCTTGCTAATTGGCGTACTTTGTGCAGCTATTGGTTATCTAGTCGTATAAAAGAGGGTGAACTAGTGACACAGCCGTCAAAAGAGTTATTGGAGGAATTAGAAGTTGAAATAGAGCAAACGCTCTATGCATTGATTGACCTAGAATTAGAGGAAAATTACGCTACCATGAATACACAATTTGCGCAATTACTTGCCAAGGTTCAGACAGCCCTGTTAATTAATTACAAGTTGGATGTTCTCGTTGAACCTCAAGCTTTTGCAACTGAAACTTGTATTCTTTTACAGAGCCTCATAGAAGCAAAGGCGAGACCAAATAAAAGGCATAAACTGTTAACACATCGCATGATTTTGAAAATTTGGTTACGAAAAAATCAACGATTCATGAGGGAATTTCTACCTCAAATGTTTTAGGCGCCACTTGAAATTGCAAGGGCGCCTTTTTTAAATTTGAAGTTTTTGCAACACTTCTTTTATTTTCCCCCTCACCGTCAGATCAAATGGGGTTGTCTGCTGTGAAATATCCATATTAATATAAACGGTTTTTCCTGTTGTCATCATAGGCAGTTGATTGACGGGATATACCTCAAGACTCGTTCCAAGGACAAGTTCAGCTGTTTTAATTTCCTCCATGGAACGGTGCCAGCTTGCTTGTGGTAGGCTTTCTCCAAATAGCACGACATTTGGACGAAGTTTCCCACCGCAATGGGTGCAACTAGGCTTGTTCAAGAAGCTTTCCATACCACCAGCCTGCTGGCAACGTTGACAACGAATAGACCGAATGGAACCATGTAATTCCTCGACGTATTGACTTCCCGCTAATTGGTGAAAGCCATCCACATTTTGAGTAGCGATTAGAGACACTAGACCTCTTTGTTCCCAATCAGCTAATATAAGATGCCCCTCATGGGGAGCCGCCTTTTCTAGGTTTTCGATACGTGTTTTATAAAATTCATGAAATAATGAGTAATGATCTGTTAATGCTTCCGTTGTCGCGACAGTTCTTGGATCCATTTGTTTCCACCAACCAGATGCTGAACGGAAATCAGGAACTCCACTTTCTGTTGACATGCCCGCTCCTGATAGAATCACTGTATTATTTGAGGATAGTAACCACTCACGTAAACGTTCTATTGCCATTTTCCCCCTCCTTTTTTCGTATTAAAACTACCTTCACCTATTTCGACAATCAACCTATTTTTCCTCTGCATTCTTATAGGAATGTTTAAAAGGAGGCTTCCATTTTAATTTATTATTCACAGATAACATGCGAATCACTACTATAAAAATAACAATGACTGACAATTCAAGCGGGCTGTCCCACCCTAACCATATCCAAAGGGCACATACAAATGTTAGGACAGCATGTATTTCTTCTCTTAATGCAAGTGGCGTTCTACCCGCTAACAAATCTCGAACCATGCCTCCACCAACACCTGTAAACATCGACGCTATAATAATGATGCCGAGGTCATGATGCAAGCTTTTTGCTAATAATCCCCCTTGAATAGCGAACGAAGCCAGTCCAATCGAATCAAAGAAGTAGCCCCAGCGGTTCCAGTGGTGAATCCAATTCCTTTTGACAAATAAAATAGCCGTCAGCGTGACTAAAACGACTAATAAGGATTGCCGCTCCCATATATCTGACACAGGGATATCCAGTACAACGTTGCGGATAATGGAACCACCATAGGAAGTTGTAAGACCAAGCACAAATATGCCAATAAAAGAATAGTTGGCCTGTAACGCAACAAATGCTCCACTAATGGCGTAGGCA encodes:
- a CDS encoding ABC transporter ATP-binding protein, with the translated sequence MFDVLSKLGWFFKQYWKQYTVAIVLLMVASGLEVVPPYLLGSIIDLLTTGAMTPAILTKYVLIFIGIIIGGYLLNFVWQFRLFEGAINLEKILRRNLMQHFLRMTPTFYEKNRTGDLMARATNDLNAVSMTAGFGIMTLIDSTVYMGFIIFAMGYMISWKLTFFAMLPVPIMAILIQYLGKIVHERYMKAQDAFGELNDSVLESVAGVRVVRAYVQEKKDEANFADMSEVVYAKNIHTAKINALFGPITKVGTGISYVVALGYGAHLVATEAMTVGQLVTFNVYLGLAVWPIFAIGELINVMQQGNASLDRVQETLNYEADVRNIPNPQMIATPNAIGFDALTFQYPMSQVKNLQQISLSLKKGQTLGIVGKTGAGKTTFLRQLLREYPIGQGQLSIDGIDITAQTKEQILDWIGYVPQDHVLFSRTIRENILFGKEDATQAELQQAIHAAYFEKDLGNLPMGLETLVGEKGVSLSGGQKQRVSIARALIKDPEILMLDDSLSAVDAKTEARIIENIQRERQGKTTIITTHRLSGIQHADVIIVLDDGQIVEQGTHEELLAQQGWYKEQFDRQQLEGGAS
- the crcB gene encoding fluoride efflux transporter CrcB, translating into MLRSFLAVGIGGILGAICRYSLSLAVPNTEIFPFTTLFINLLGCFCLAWLFTSFIKRTPIVLGVGTGFCGAFTTFSTFSLETLLLLENSEWLQAVLYVTVSVLGGLACTWLGIRLARGRIA
- the crcB gene encoding fluoride efflux transporter CrcB, which codes for MILVGIGGFFGALSRFYLGKLLVHPYPWATFIINCTGSFALGFLFALHLSDWLWQLMGIGFLGAYTTFSTFGFECLQLIEQQKWRQAISYIASTLLIGVLCAAIGYLVV
- a CDS encoding SIR2 family NAD-dependent protein deacylase; translation: MAIERLREWLLSSNNTVILSGAGMSTESGVPDFRSASGWWKQMDPRTVATTEALTDHYSLFHEFYKTRIENLEKAAPHEGHLILADWEQRGLVSLIATQNVDGFHQLAGSQYVEELHGSIRSIRCQRCQQAGGMESFLNKPSCTHCGGKLRPNVVLFGESLPQASWHRSMEEIKTAELVLGTSLEVYPVNQLPMMTTGKTVYINMDISQQTTPFDLTVRGKIKEVLQKLQI
- a CDS encoding trimeric intracellular cation channel family protein, whose amino-acid sequence is MDYVTWSVLHIIGIIAYAISGAFVALQANYSFIGIFVLGLTTSYGGSIIRNVVLDIPVSDIWERQSLLVVLVTLTAILFVKRNWIHHWNRWGYFFDSIGLASFAIQGGLLAKSLHHDLGIIIIASMFTGVGGGMVRDLLAGRTPLALREEIHAVLTFVCALWIWLGWDSPLELSVIVIFIVVIRMLSVNNKLKWKPPFKHSYKNAEEK